The Vibrio fortis DNA segment GAACGGAATGAAGGGTTGACCCAAAATAGCAAAGATAGACGTGTACTCAGCGATGATCAGAGCAATAGTACCTAGACCCATTACAACTGGAAGTACGCCAAACACCATATCTACTGCGTTGCGAACACCTTCACCAAAGACACCCTTAGCTGACTTTACTTGAGATGCTTTGCTAACGGCTAGCTCAAGACCCCAAGAAAACGTGCTGTGACCCGCTGGGATAGCGTCAGCATCTTCTTGTGGTTTAGAACCATCAATAAATGTGTCTTTTTTCATGCTTAGTGGTGGTAAGCGAGGAATCACAACCGCAGCAACGAAACCAGCTAGACAGATCGCAGCATAGAAAGGTAGGAACAGGTGCTCTAGTTCTACCTGTGCGATAACCACAAGGCTAAATGTAATAGAAACTGCTGAGAATGTAGTACCAACTACCGCAGCTTCACGCTGAGTGTAGAATTTGTTTTCGTACTGCTTGCTGGTTAATAAGATACCAACACTGCCGTCACCCAACCAAGATGCCATACAATCGATCGCACTACGGCCTGGTAGGTTGAAGATCGGGCGCATCACTTTACTTAATAGTGTGCCAAATAGCTCTAGTAGACCGAAGTTAAGAAGCAGTGGAAGCAGAAGACCCGCAAAGATGAAAACAGAGAATAGCGTTGGCAGTAGGCCTTCAAGTACTAGTCCACCTGTATTCTCTTCCCATACTGCCATTGGACCTACT contains these protein-coding regions:
- a CDS encoding YjiH family protein; this translates as MSNNMNTANTEKSKSSFWIFLIPSLIGLFLFMAPISYEGDLTIPVAILAKSIQAVFGDVLVPAITAIVAFMALASICTKLFKPAFIQSSPFLNGLFNPSPLWLAVRVIGGAAAVMTFFQVGPMAVWEENTGGLVLEGLLPTLFSVFIFAGLLLPLLLNFGLLELFGTLLSKVMRPIFNLPGRSAIDCMASWLGDGSVGILLTSKQYENKFYTQREAAVVGTTFSAVSITFSLVVIAQVELEHLFLPFYAAICLAGFVAAVVIPRLPPLSMKKDTFIDGSKPQEDADAIPAGHSTFSWGLELAVSKASQVKSAKGVFGEGVRNAVDMVFGVLPVVMGLGTIALIIAEYTSIFAILGQPFIPFLELLGVPEAVAASETIVVGFADMFIPAILAASIDNEMTRFVIAAMSVTQLIYMSEVGALLLGSKIPVNIFELFIIFILRTLITLPVIAGVAHLIF